In Helianthus annuus cultivar XRQ/B chromosome 9, HanXRQr2.0-SUNRISE, whole genome shotgun sequence, the following are encoded in one genomic region:
- the LOC118481648 gene encoding uncharacterized protein LOC118481648 yields the protein MAQLLNNSNNANQISEKRYKQHEERFMAQEGEMRSQKASIQTIENQVGQLAKMLSERPQGSLPGNTEPNPRGHVIAVMTRSGKATGPDKSDSPPITDTVQTDASDEVHARRVPASTAQFQEPVKDFIPPVPYLSRLKKQKNDEQHGKFLEMFKQLHINIPFVEALAQMPKYARFLKDILINKQKLESLSCVLMNENCSALLQNRLPEKMGDPDSFTLPCLIGSMFVSHALADLGASINLMSYKVFAKLDLGEPSPTRMSIRLADRSIKYPCGFVENMLVKIDKFVFPMDLLF from the coding sequence ATGGCGCAGCTGTTAAACAACTCCAACAATGCCAATCAAATATCTGAAAAGCGATATAAGCAGCATGAGGAGCGTTTCATGGCTCAGGAAGGGGAAATGCGGAGCCAGAAGGCTTCAATTCAAACCATTGAGAATCAAGTCGGCCAATTGGCCAaaatgttgtctgaaagaccACAAGGTAGTCTTCCAGGTAACACAGAACCAAACCCAAGAGGGCACGTTATTGCAGTAATGACAAGGAGTGGTAAAGCCACGGGACCTGACAAATCGGACTCACCACCGATCACTGATACGGTCCAAACTGACGCTTCAGACGAGGTGCACGCTAGGCGagtcccagcaagtacagcacagtTTCAGGAGCCAGTTAAAGATTTCATTCCTCCTGTCCCATATCTGAGCAGATTGAAGAAGCAAAAGAATGATGAACAACATGGTAAGTTTTTAGAAATGTTTAAACAATTACACATAAACATACCATTTGTTGAGGCGTTggctcaaatgcctaaatacgcAAGGTTCTTAAAAGACATCCTCATAAACAAGCAGAAGCTCGAAAGCTTGTCTTGTGTGTTGATGAACGAAAACTGTTCAGCCCTTCTCCAAAACCGTCTACCTGAAAAGATGGGAGATCCGGACAGTTTTACTCTTCCCTGTCTCATTGGCAGCATGTTTGTCAGTCACGCATTAGCCGATTTAGGAGCTAGCATAAACCTTATGTCGTATAAGGTCTTTGCTAAATTAGATCTGGGTGAACCTTCACCCACTAGAATGAGCATTCGACTTGCAGATCGTTCGATCAAATATCCGTGTGGGTTCGTTGAAAACATGCTGgttaaaatcgataaatttgtttttcCCATGGATTTGTTATTTTAG